A stretch of DNA from Microlunatus capsulatus:
CGCCGACTTCCCGGCCCTGGAGGCCGGGCTGGCCTACTTCGACAGCCCCGGCGGGACGCAGACGCCGGCGCCGGTCGCGGAGGCGATCCGCCGCACCGTCAGCGGGCCGCTCTCCAACCGGGGCACGGCCAACCTCGCGGCCCGCAACGCCGACGCGGTCGTCGTCGGCGCCCGGCAGGCCGTCGCCGACCTGACGGCGGGCGACCCGCGCGGGGTGGTGTTCGGCCGCAGCGCCACCCAGCTGACCTTCGACTTCGCCCGGACGCTCGCCCGCGACTGGCAGCCCGGCGACGAGGTCGTGGTGACCCGGCTCGACCACGACGCGAACATCCGGCCCTGGGTGCTGGCGGCGGAGGACCGCGGGGTCACCGTGCGCTGGGCCGACTTCGACCCGGCCACCGGCGAGCTGGAGCCGGCCGTCGTCTCCGCCCTGCTCACCGACCGCACCCGGCTGGTCGCGCTCACCGCCGCCAGCAACCTCATCGGCACCCAGCCGGACGTCCGGGCCGTCGCGGACGCGGCCCACGCCGTCGGCGCGCTGGTCTGGGTCGATGGCGTCCACCACGCCGCGCACGCCCTCGTCGACGTCGGGGCGCTGGGCTGCGACGTGTTCGTCTGCTCGCCCTACAAGTTCTTCGGCCCCCACCACGGCGCCCTGGTCGCCGACCCGGCCCTCCTCGAGGGCCTGCGGCCCGCCAAGCTGCTGCCCTCCAGCGACGCCGTCCCCGAGCGGTTCGAGCTGGGGACGCTGCCCTACGAGCAGCTCGTCGGCACCACGGCCGCCATCGAACACCTCGCCGGCCTGCTGCCCGGCACCGGCTCCCGGCGCGACCGGCTCGCGGCCAGCCTCGCGGCCGCCGAGGAGCACGAGGCCCGCCTCCAGACGCGCATCGAGGACGGCCTGGCCGGCCTGGGCGCCACCGTCTACAGCCGCGCCGCGCGCCGCACCTCGACGCTGCTCTTCGACCTGCCCGACGTCGAGGCCGCCGACGTCGCCGCCGGCCTGGCCGCCGTCGGGGTGAACGCGCCCGCCGGCCACTTCTACGCGATCGAGGCCTCCCGCCACCTGGGGCTGGGGGACCGGGGTGCGGTCCGGGTCGGCCTGGCGCCCTACAACGACGACGCCGACGTCGACCGGCTGCTGGCGGGGCTCGCGGCCCTCTAGCCCTGGCTGGGAGCCAGCGCCCCCGCCCCGCCCGCCGGGAGCAGCGTCGGGTCGTCCGGGTTCGCCGGCGGCCCGCCCTTCGCCGAGCGCTGCAGCCGCCGCTCCACCAGCCGGGCGACGAACGTCAGGCTGTAGTTGATGAGGATGAAGATCGCGGCGAGCACGATGAACGTCGGGATGAGGTTGCCGACGTTGGTGCTGAAGTTCTGGCCGCCGCGGATCAGCTCGGAGAAGTTGATGATGTAGCCGAGCGCGGTGTCCTTGAGGATGACGACGAGCTGGCTCAGCAGCGACGGCAGCATCGCGGTCACGGCCTGCGGCAGCAGGATGGCCGTCATGGTCTGGAACGGGGTCAGGCCGACCGCCAGGCCCGCCTCGCGCTGACCCTTCGGCAGCGAGAAGACCCCGGAGCGGATGAGCTCGGCGATCACCGCGGAGTTGTAGAGGGTGAGCCCGGCGACGACGCCGAACAGCGAGGCGGCGTCGCCGGTGACGCCCACGACGAACACCGCGAAGAAGTAGGAGAAGATCATCATGACCAGCACCGGGACGGAGCGGAAGAGCTCCACGTAGACGCCGCAGAGCAGCCGGAGGACGCGGGACTGCGACAGCCGCCCGACCCCCAGCACGAAGCCGACGGCGATCGAGAGCACGACGGCGATGGCCGCGGCCTTGAGCGTGTTGAGCAGCCCCGGCAGCAGGTAGGCCGTCCAGGTGACCGGGTCGAGGAAGGGCCGCCACTTCTCGGCCGTGAACTGGTTGTCGGCCGGGTTGGCCAGGCCGCGGACCACCAGGGCGAGCAGCCCCAGCAGCACGAGCACGGCGACGACGCCGATCACCCGGTAGGTGCGCCGGGCGCGGGGACCGGGGACGTCGAAGAGGACGGCCTGCGCGCTCACCGCTGCACCACCAGCCGGCGCGACAGGTAGGTGAACAGCACCCCGGTCGGCAGCGTCAGCAGGATGAAGCAGACCGCGATCAGCGCGAAGATGGCGTACAGCAGGGACGGGCTGAACTCGATCATGTTCCGCATCTGGTAGGCGAGCTCGGCCACCCCGATGGTCGCGACCACCGTGGTGTTCTTGGTCAGCGCGATGAGGGTGTTCCCGAGCGGGGCGATGGCCCCGCGGAACGCCTGGGGCAGGACCACCTCCCGCAGCGTGGGCAGGAAGCCGAGCCCGATCGCCCGGGCCGCCTCGGCCTGGCCCTGCGGCACGGTGTTGATGCCGCTGCGCAGCGCCTCGGCGACGAAGGAGGCGTGGTAGACGGCCAGGGCGACCACCCCGAAGCGGAAGGTGTTGTCCGCGATGGAGGTGGGGGAGTCCGGGTCGGCCAGCTGGACCTGCAGCGTGTTGGAGATGCCGAAGAGGCAGAAGAACACGATCAGCGTCAGCGGGGTGTTCCGGATGAGGGTGACGTAGGCGGTGCCGAACCCGCGGAGCACGGCCACCGGCGAGACGCGGCAGACCGCGACCACGGTGCCGATCACCAGCGCCCCGATCGCGGAGGCGACGGTGAGCTTGATGGTCATCCAGAACGCGCCGAGCACGTCGTACTCGGTCAGCAGCCTGCTGAAGGCGTCCAC
This window harbors:
- a CDS encoding cysteine desulfurase-like protein; this encodes MSLDLVRVRADFPALEAGLAYFDSPGGTQTPAPVAEAIRRTVSGPLSNRGTANLAARNADAVVVGARQAVADLTAGDPRGVVFGRSATQLTFDFARTLARDWQPGDEVVVTRLDHDANIRPWVLAAEDRGVTVRWADFDPATGELEPAVVSALLTDRTRLVALTAASNLIGTQPDVRAVADAAHAVGALVWVDGVHHAAHALVDVGALGCDVFVCSPYKFFGPHHGALVADPALLEGLRPAKLLPSSDAVPERFELGTLPYEQLVGTTAAIEHLAGLLPGTGSRRDRLAASLAAAEEHEARLQTRIEDGLAGLGATVYSRAARRTSTLLFDLPDVEAADVAAGLAAVGVNAPAGHFYAIEASRHLGLGDRGAVRVGLAPYNDDADVDRLLAGLAAL
- a CDS encoding amino acid ABC transporter permease — protein: MSAQAVLFDVPGPRARRTYRVIGVVAVLVLLGLLALVVRGLANPADNQFTAEKWRPFLDPVTWTAYLLPGLLNTLKAAAIAVVLSIAVGFVLGVGRLSQSRVLRLLCGVYVELFRSVPVLVMMIFSYFFAVFVVGVTGDAASLFGVVAGLTLYNSAVIAELIRSGVFSLPKGQREAGLAVGLTPFQTMTAILLPQAVTAMLPSLLSQLVVILKDTALGYIINFSELIRGGQNFSTNVGNLIPTFIVLAAIFILINYSLTFVARLVERRLQRSAKGGPPANPDDPTLLPAGGAGALAPSQG
- a CDS encoding amino acid ABC transporter permease; its protein translation is MDAFSRLLTEYDVLGAFWMTIKLTVASAIGALVIGTVVAVCRVSPVAVLRGFGTAYVTLIRNTPLTLIVFFCLFGISNTLQVQLADPDSPTSIADNTFRFGVVALAVYHASFVAEALRSGINTVPQGQAEAARAIGLGFLPTLREVVLPQAFRGAIAPLGNTLIALTKNTTVVATIGVAELAYQMRNMIEFSPSLLYAIFALIAVCFILLTLPTGVLFTYLSRRLVVQR